The genomic window AACCCATCAACGCCGCCGCCTTCCGGATACAGCCGCCCTAGCAGCAGGTCAAGCTCCTGCCGGGCCAGTTTGACGGCCCGTGCGCCGCCGACAAATTCCAGACTGTGTCCGGGATTAACGATGGCGAGGTAGTCGCCGTGAGTCCCAGCCACGTCCTCGTCACGCTGGGCAAGGCCGCGCAGGATGTCGGTCAGGCGTTTGCGGTCATCGTTGGGGTAGCCCGCGTAGGCCTTGTGCATGTAGCCCAGCCAGCTGTCATGGTCGTCTGGATCGCGGGAGAGGCGTTCGCCGCCCATCTCCCCTTTCTGCCGGTTGCCTGCACGTAAACCCAGGAGGGCTCCGCTGGCGAGGGTGGTGGCTCCCTCCCGGTGTTCTCTGGGGTGGATGGTGACAGGGCCACTGCCGACGTGAATGGGCGCATTCAGGAAGCGCCACGCATTGCCAAGCCAATCTCGTATGCCGATGGTGGATCACCTCCCTTTGAGCAGGTTGTTCATGGTCTGCATCAGGCCCACGAAGTCGCCCGCACTGCCGACCGCTTTGGTGGGTTCAGCCGGCGGCGTGATAGCGAAGGCGTACATCAGGCTCTCGGCATGATCCGGACTGGGCGCGTTGCGGTCGCCGCCGCGCTTGTCGATCAGGAGCCGGTCGGATTGCCCGATGCGGCGGGTGGTGGGCTGCGTCAGTTGTTGACGCAAGGTCTGTTCTTCTTCCGTACCACGCAGGGCAGTCAGGCTGATGCAATCTTCCGGTTCGTGGTGCGCGATGTTATGCAACACCTCATAGCTGGCCTTGAACCGCAAGAAGAGCCGCCACCAGAGTTCGGTGGCGTAATTGGCAAAGCGCTGGTGGGCGGGCGTGTCGGGCGCGTCCTCGTAGAGGGTTTCACTGGCCCGTTCACTGTTGGCGATGCCCTGTACCGCGTAAGGCACTTCGCCCGCGAGGCTGCGGCGCACCAGGGTGGCCGTGATGCTGGCGCCGACGCCCAGGCGGTCGTAATGCAGGTGCTGGAGACCGTCCCGCAGGGCGAGGTCGTGCACGCGGGTATCCACTGGGTGGGCCGCCGTGCCGGTCACGTCCTCATGGCGGGTGACGCGGGGGCCGTCGCGCCCGGTGTACACGCTTCTGTCGGCTCCCCCATCACTGACATCTAGTCCCCCGCTGCGCTGGCCGTTGCCGGGCAGGTCTAGCTCGAAGGCCGCGTCCACATACTGTTTGGGAATCAGGATGCCTTCCACCGAGGCGTCGTAATCGATGTCGATTTCCTGTGCCATCGTGACGGCCTTGAGATCCTTGCGCCGCTTCTGACCCTCGTACCAGGGATAGATGGTGACCAGCCTCTCGCCTGACCCGTCATTGACCCGCAACTGGGCGGTGAAATTCTTGTCGGGGTTGTCCTTCCAGAAGAAGGTGAAGACCTTGATGCGCCCGCCGAAGCGCTTCTGCGCGAACAGGTTGCCTCGACCACGCGGCGTGGAGAGGTAGAACACGGTTTCCACGTTCTGGCTGAGGGCGTTTTCCACCAGCATGGGCCGCTCGATGTTGGCGTGTTCGTCAACCAGGTACTCGGTGGAGCGCCCTCCGCGCCCGATGTCGTCGCCGCCTTCCCCCGTGATTGTCGCGCCATTGGCCGGATTCTGGATCCGCATAAAGGGCATGTGCTCGCTCTCGGCAAAGCCCTTGGGCAGCATGAAAGCAGGCAGGAAGCGAATGATGAAGCGGGCCTTTTCGAAGATGGAGTCGAGCACGCCGCGTTTGTCCACGAAATCGACCTTGCGGCTGCCGATGCCGACCTTCCAGCCGTCCCACCAGAGCCAGCGGCGGACAGCACGGGCCACGTAGACCCAGGTGGCTCCCTCGTCCCGGCTCTTCTCGATCAGGCCGGACTCGCGCCCTTCCACGCGGGCCTCACACCACAGCACGAATTCCACCTGCCGGGGCCGCAGCACCAGCGGCACATTGCCCGGCAGACCAATGGCGAGGTTGCGCGGGTCATACGTCCAGCACCAGTCGTTGATGAAGGCGATGGGATCCCGGATGCAGGCCGCGATGGTGGCCGCCTGCATGGCCGGGTCGTGAGCGATCCGGTTGAGGAGTTCAATTCGGCGCTTGACCTCTTGCAGGATTTCCAGCTGGCGCTGCTGGCGGTGCCAACCCAGCGTGACGTCAATGGCCTGGTCGATGTCGGTGAACACCGGGAAGGCCGACGCTGGGCGGGTGGGCATCCACGTGGCGGCAGTCATGATCCACTCCGGAGCTGGTCATAGGCCAGTAGCAGCTTGGCCATGTCTTCCGGCCCGGCCCCACGCACCTGCTCCAGTGGTGTGCCGTCGGGATTCTGCACGCTGAGCGTTTCTTTGTAGAGGCCGTGCACCTTGGCGGCGCGGTCGACGCCGTCCAGGAAGTCGTGCAGTTCGACCTGATAGCCGTACTTGTCGCGTTTGACGTTCTTGATAAAGCGGGAGAGGCCCAGCGCGTGGGCTTTTTTCAGGTCGATCAGGGGAATGTCTTGCAGGGTTTCGACTTCCACGATGGTGAAGGCATCGGGGTCACGGTCCAGCAGAATCTCCAGGTCCATCAGGCGCAGACGCAGGCGGCTGAGGCGCTGTTCAAGCGGCTTGAGTTCGGCGTCGCTGGCCTTTTCCACCTTCAGGTCTTCGACCGCTGAGCGCACGATGTCAAGTTCCCGTTTAACCTCGCCAGCCACCTCGTGAGCCGGACGCTCGATATGGTCGACGGTGCGTTGCCGGACCACGGTGGTGATCTGGGAACGGTCGAAGTTCGCCAAGGCCGCGATAAAGGCCAGGGTACGGGACGAGCTGATGCCCGCCGCCTCATATCCAGCTTCGAGCGCATCTTTGACCCTTTGTCTTGTTAGGATCGTGGACGCCTGTTCCGGCGCACTTTTGGCGCTGTAGCCCGCCGCAATGGCCGCCTGGGTGTTGTTATGTCCACTGAGGATGCCGAGCACCAGTTTGCGTTCCATCACGGTGCAGGCCCGCAGCGCTTCCTGGAAGCGGGTGTGTTCCGGAGTGAGGGGAATGGCGCGGTCTTCAGACTTCTTACCGATGTTGCCTTTGGCTTTGGAGGATGATCCCCGCGCCGACTTGCTGGCATCTGCTTTTTTCTTTTCGGTCACGGGGCATCACCTCCTCAGTCGGTGCACACGCACAGGTCAGCCGTGCTTGGTGCGGTCTTGCTCTAAACGTTCGATCAGCCCGCGCTCGCTCAGGCCTAGGCGGGCGAGTTCGATTAGGCGCAGGCTCTCGGCGTGGGTCAGGCCCTTTAGGTGAGTGGCGATCTTCCCCACAGTGGCGGTGGTGAGGGGGCAACGGGACGCGATCTCGGCATGGGTCAAGTGGGGACACCTCCAGCGGGTGGATTTGCAGCACAAAAAAAACCCGCCACAGTCGGCGGGCACAACTCGAATTGTTTGGGATGCAGGAAGTCTAGCGAGCGACTGCCAGGAAAATGTCTTTGAAGAGGAGACAACGGCGGGACTTGCACCCGCGCACTGGGCAGCGTCAGCCCTGTATCTCGCCCGTCGTGCTCTTCGGGGCGTTGCCGTGGGCATCTTTCTTCCCTCACACCTGCGAGCACGCCCGAGGTTTCAGCACGTGAGTGTCGCCTGTCTTTGGCCGCGTCAGTCGGTGGGCGCGGGGGCTGGCGCAGACTCTCCAGCGGGATTAGGTGTTGTAAGGCCAGCCGGGGCCGCCATCATTGTCTGTCTGATGCCCCTGCAAGCCCTGACGCCCCACCTGTTTCTCAGGGGCATAAGCACCGTGCAGGTGCTCAGCAGGGGTGGTTTCACGAAATACCCGCCTCTCTCCGCAATGGCAGCAAATCTGGGGGTATTGCGGGGGGATACTCGTGAGGACAATCCCTGTACCGTGCCAACAATGCGGGCAATGACTCATGGTTCTCCTCTGCCAAGTGGCTTGGCATGCTCAAATGCCCCATGCCTGTTCCTGTTATCCGCATTGAAGACGGCAAGATGTACCGCAGTATGGAAAGCTTCGCCTGGGTGGATTACCCCATGGGAAGCGCCTCCGACGAGGTCAAAGCCCTCACCGACGCCAGCACGAAGCATGAGCCCGTGCAGATCATCGGCCCGGAATTCAGCATCCAAGGCACCATCAGCGTCATGAGCATGGGAAATGGGGCCAAGTTCCGCGTGGTGCGCTCGGATTAACTGAAGACGACGGCCTTGTTCACCCACATGCTGGTTTCTTCCAGCTTGGTGATGGCGAGCGAACGTTCACGGCTGGGCGGCAACGTCTCGACAATCGTGTCGTGCACCTGCTTCAGGGCCGTCCGCACGGTTTCGATCTGCTGAACCTGCTCTGGCGTGGGGGGCTGGTACTCGAAGGGATGTTTGGTGTCGGGCATGGCAGGCTCCTGGGGTTGAGGGGGCAACAAAAAACGCCCCGAAGGGCGCACGTAAGCCAGTGGAATTATTCGGCAGGAGTGAAATCGACGTAGAACTCCTTGCCCGGCTCAAACATCTTGGCCGCGTCCGGGTTGGAAATGGTCATGGTGATCTCGCCCGCAGGCGTGTATTTCCAAAATTCTTTGTTCTCTTCAGAGCCGCTGTTGACCGGGTGCAGCTTGACCGATTTGCCGTGAGAAGGGTCGCTGGAGTGCAAGGTGACGGAACTGCAGAAGAACTTGGCGCGGGTCTTGGGCATGGTGAACCTCCAGAGGTGGGCGTGAACTCAAGACAAAAAGAAAGAAGTGTGCTGCATAGGCTGCAAGCACACTTCTTTGTTGGTCAGGCTAAGGTTGGTAAGTGGGGGCACGCCATTCGTCCGGCGTGCGATTCTTCTTATCAAAATTGCACGGGCGGCAGCTCAGCACCAGATTGTCATGCTCGTTCGTTCCGCCCCGTGACAATGGAATTTTATGTTCTAGGTCGTAGTAACCGTTGTAGAAGACATCGAACGACAACCCGCAGTAATAACAACGCCCTTGCTGCTGCTTGAACAACGCGGCAGGGATCTCAGGCAAGTGGGTCATGTCCTGGCCTACCCGCCGCGCCCTGGTCAAGTTGCTCGATGCTCTGCGCCTGCCCTCATGCAACAGGACTTGGCAATCCCGACACGTATGAGACAGGCGTTCGGGGTTGCGGTGGGCAACATGGAAGAAGTACTTGTCTTCCGGCAGATACTCCCCACAAGAGCGGCAGCGGCGCTCCTGGGTGCCGTCTGCGCCAACGCGGGTGGCGACAGGCAACTTCTGATTGACGGGCGGCACCTCTTGAAAAACTTCTGGCGCGATATGGCTGAGATCGAGAGGCTTGAAGGCAACGGGTGAGCTTTCCAACCGCTCCAGCCGTTCCTCAGGTGTTTCTGGCAAAGCCCCGATGTAGGCTCTCATCATCACCTCGCAGGCAGAAAAAAAGATTTTAGGGGGGCGCACTACACTACCGGTATCTTTTTATAGTTAACCCGTTTCGTTGCAGAATGTCAACCGGCAATTCTCACACAAGACCAATTCTCTCACACTCCGGTCAGGCGGCACAGCGCGTAGATCGCCAGTACCGCTTCCCGCAGGTCGCCGCTGCGCCGGGAGGCGAGTTGCATGGTGCCGCTGGAATGGGGCGTGAACACGTCCCCCAAAAATGCCCTCGTTACATAGCCGTGCCAACTCAGCGCCAGATTGGGGTGGCCAGCGGCGGATAGCGCGAGGTCGTAGAGCGCGTCCACGTCGCGGCGAGCTTCACTGCCTGCCCCCAGTTTCAGGCGGGCGGACAGGCTTTCGGCTTTCACCAGTCTTCCCCAGCCCCACGACTCCAGCAGGGCGTCGTACTCGGCGCGGTAGAGGTGGAGTTCCATAGCCTCACCCGGCACCTGCAGCTCTAGGCGTTCGGGGCTGGGGAACGTGCCGTTGGTGCGCTGTTCCTGCGGCGCGGTGGCTTGGGCCGTAGAGGGTTTGACCCCGAGCGGTGTCCACGAGCGGTGGCCCTGATGGATCCCCCACAGGGCGTGCGCGAGTGCATTGGCGGCGATGAGGGTGCGGTCACGCTCGCGGCGGGTCTGAGCGAAGGTTTCGGCGGGGATGCGCCCGGCGTCGGCAGCCACGCGCTGCTGGGCCAGGCGAAGTTGCTGAGCAGGCGGGGTGCGCGAGAGCGGGCGGCGGGCAGCTTCCTCGGCGAGGGGCAGGCGTCCAGGAGTGCGCTGACGGCGGCAGACCCGGTCATACGAACGCTTGGCCTCCGTGAACGTGCA from Deinococcus sp. QL22 includes these protein-coding regions:
- a CDS encoding HNH endonuclease domain-containing protein — its product is MMRAYIGALPETPEERLERLESSPVAFKPLDLSHIAPEVFQEVPPVNQKLPVATRVGADGTQERRCRSCGEYLPEDKYFFHVAHRNPERLSHTCRDCQVLLHEGRRRASSNLTRARRVGQDMTHLPEIPAALFKQQQGRCYYCGLSFDVFYNGYYDLEHKIPLSRGGTNEHDNLVLSCRPCNFDKKNRTPDEWRAPTYQP
- a CDS encoding terminase small subunit — translated: MTEKKKADASKSARGSSSKAKGNIGKKSEDRAIPLTPEHTRFQEALRACTVMERKLVLGILSGHNNTQAAIAAGYSAKSAPEQASTILTRQRVKDALEAGYEAAGISSSRTLAFIAALANFDRSQITTVVRQRTVDHIERPAHEVAGEVKRELDIVRSAVEDLKVEKASDAELKPLEQRLSRLRLRLMDLEILLDRDPDAFTIVEVETLQDIPLIDLKKAHALGLSRFIKNVKRDKYGYQVELHDFLDGVDRAAKVHGLYKETLSVQNPDGTPLEQVRGAGPEDMAKLLLAYDQLRSGS